The nucleotide window GAGCTGGTTTTGATAGTATCATAGCTAAACTAAAAACCAATAGTGATGACTCTATAGATGATGTTACTGTAGAACAATACACTGCTCTGTTAGACAAACATTTACTAGTAAAAGACCAAGATGATGCTGAAAGATTAGCGAACCCTGAATCTGAATTGATGACAACTTCAGAATTTTTGGGGCAAATAAAATGGATGACCATCAACGCTTTCTTAAGCTCTGAATATGTTGGAGAAAATATTTTGGTTTATGAACCTGTACCAACAGCTTATTATTGTGGAGATCTGCAAGAGTTAACAGGAGGAAAATCATACTCTTTGTAAAAAAAATCAACTAACCATTGTAATAACAGTAAGGAATGAAACGTAATTATTTATTAATAACAGTTTTGTTTTTTGCTG belongs to Polaribacter dokdonensis and includes:
- a CDS encoding gluconate 2-dehydrogenase subunit 3 family protein — encoded protein: MKRREAIKNIGFAAGFAVIAPSFLSMLQSCTTEELWTPKFLKEEEQKALISIVDIILPKTENTPSATEMNVPQFIDKYIDEVLELEDQEITRAGFDSIIAKLKTNSDDSIDDVTVEQYTALLDKHLLVKDQDDAERLANPESELMTTSEFLGQIKWMTINAFLSSEYVGENILVYEPVPTAYYCGDLQELTGGKSYSL